One window from the genome of Streptomyces sp. NBC_00287 encodes:
- a CDS encoding SDR family oxidoreductase produces MTTIEGSVALVTGGSRGIGRALVAALYERGAKKVYATARDPRTVTHPDAVPLALEVGDPASVAAAAEQAQDVTLLINNAGASVNANFLDAPVEDVRREFETNFYGPLLVTRAFVPVIERNGGGHILNVHSVLSWIGLAGSYSASKAALWSQTNSLRLDLKPRGIEVTGLHVGYVDTDLTANIDAPKSTPEGVAAQALDGIEAGAYEVLADDISRQVKAGLSADVSALYPQLAA; encoded by the coding sequence ATGACCACCATCGAAGGTTCCGTCGCCCTGGTCACCGGCGGCAGCCGCGGGATCGGCCGGGCGCTGGTCGCCGCCCTGTACGAGCGGGGCGCGAAGAAGGTGTACGCCACCGCCCGCGACCCGCGCACTGTCACCCACCCCGATGCCGTGCCCCTGGCCCTGGAGGTCGGCGACCCGGCGTCCGTCGCGGCCGCCGCCGAGCAGGCCCAGGACGTCACCCTGCTGATCAACAACGCCGGTGCCAGCGTGAACGCCAACTTCCTCGACGCCCCGGTCGAAGACGTCCGCCGCGAATTCGAGACCAACTTCTACGGACCGCTCCTGGTCACCCGCGCTTTCGTCCCGGTCATCGAACGCAACGGCGGTGGCCATATCCTCAACGTCCACTCCGTGCTGTCCTGGATCGGGCTCGCCGGCTCCTACAGCGCCTCCAAGGCCGCCCTGTGGTCGCAGACCAACTCCCTGCGCCTGGACCTCAAGCCGCGCGGCATCGAGGTCACCGGCCTCCACGTCGGCTACGTCGACACCGACCTGACGGCGAACATCGACGCGCCGAAGTCCACCCCCGAGGGCGTCGCCGCCCAGGCCCTGGACGGCATCGAGGCCGGAGCCTACGAGGTGCTGGCCGACGACATCAGCCGGCAGGTCAAGGCCGGTCTGTCGGCGGACGTCTCGGCGCTCTACCCGCAGCTCGCGGCCTGA